Below is a window of Electrophorus electricus isolate fEleEle1 chromosome 1, fEleEle1.pri, whole genome shotgun sequence DNA.
ACCTTTGAATGCAacctcctctgcctctttgtAAAGACCCAGAAAGAAGAGGGAGCATCCAAGGTAGACCCAGACGTCAGCCGGGCAGTCTGGCCTAGCAGCCAGGCTCTTGTACTCCTAATGTTCCAAACAAATTCAAAGTCACTTTGCTCAGTAAAACAACCATCAACTGGAGTTATGAATTTAGAGTATAGACATTTTTTTGACAACATATATGAGTTCTAATCACttgcaaaaaatatatagaaagaAAAGAGATACTGTGAAAGATACAGACTTCCATAGCTCTCTTGTGGTCTCCCAGGTGAAATGCACAGTATCCAACCCAAAGGTCTGCATTGtcctccaccacacctccattCCGTTGGAACTAAAATTATATGGCCTGCAGATTATTGGgtttgtatacatatatacagaacACTGAGGCATCAGAGGGTCTTATGTATATAACGAAGACTGTGTCAGATGTGACAAAGTGTCGTATAGTAGCTGGAGCGTAACAAACTTCACCAAAACTTGTGGCCGGTTAAATCACAAGTAACATGAAAAGTAAGTAACATGTTCGATGAAACATACATTTGTGCGTTTGTTTTGTAACGTTACCTCCAACAGTGTGAGGGCTCCCAGATAGTCTCTTTGGCTGAGATAGTCTTCTAAGCGTGGAGTCTTTTtcgttttattttttctttttttctcagttgAGTTAACGGCGGTCTCACCCCAGACTGCAGGCTTCATTCGAGACAAAATCTGTACGATGTGATTAACATAATCCAGTTAAAAACGTCTTGAAAGTGACTACAgatatttagctagctaataatattacattgtattatgtaatattacaCAATTAGCTACAAATGATTGGTAGGCGTATTGTAAGATTAagttaggggttttttttgcataatttggTAACTAGATAACTAGCCGATGTTTCTGTACTCACCATGATTGATGGTGAATTGTATTAACACGTTTTTCATACTATAACCATGGCCAGTCAAAATGTAGCCGATAACTAGTTCAAAgaataaagcaaaaaatgaaTGCCTTGCACAAATAGCAGCTAGTTACGTTGCATGTAGCCAGCTGGCTAATCCAGTAGCTAGCTTGCTTAGTGTTAGCTAACTTACAAAACGTAAATTAGCTGGCTATAACCCTGACCAGTTAAGTATCAGTCACTAGCTAACTTCAAAGgtattgcttgtttttaaaataatgtaacacTTTTATAGAAACGTGAGTGTCACAAAAGAACGTTAAGACAACAAGCTAGCTAACCTGCAGTCTAGTTCTTCAGTTAGCTATCGTTAGCTGACCTGCTAGCTAtttagctttttattttttaccatgGCATAACACGCTGTTGCTAAGCAACCATTTTTCCATTCAAAAAAAGTCCACCAGCCTGTGCTTATAATAGTGACAACACATCCGTTCTAGATAAATCTTAggcaacaaaatgtaaaaaatacattcattttaaatactttatataAAGTACCTTCTTCAAGAATATCAGGTTTTAATTCATTTGCTGAAGagccccagtggcctaatggataaggcactggcctCCTAAGCCAGGGATTGTGGGTTCGAGTCCCATCTGgggtgtaatttttttttaaatcagcttATAAAGATTCATCTGTACTTGGCCTAAAAACATTACCTTTTTTCATTATACTAAACAATTTCAGACCTTTATGGGAATTGGACCAGGGTCAACTGGATTATCTAACTTCTATCCTGTATTACCACCATTAGTGCCAATGTAAGAATTTAGACATGCTCAAAAGCCATTaggaggaaaaatgaaaaaaaaaaaaataaaaaaaaataaaataaaaaaataaaaacacacacaccacaccaacccTTTAAACAAGCAATCATGTTTATTGACTCAACAGCAACACAGTGCTTTGACACTGTTTATGACCAGTCAGCAGTGGAGCCACCCCAGTCCCCAGCCTGGGCAGTGGGGGCTGCAGACCAGTCTTCAGTAGTAGGCTGAGCACTCCAGTCCTCTGATGaatgcaaaaacattcacaattaCTTACAGCTCAAGGAGCACAAAGCAGCATTTAATGGTTAAGATATGGAAGAGAAAACCTACCAGCATACACCTCAGTAGAGGGGGCAGCCTTGGTAGAAGCAGCTGGAGAAGGCAAATAAAACCAACACGTCAAAACGGCCCAAAGTAAAACTGAAAGCTAGAAAGGCCGAAGACCTAGGACGGCAGTTCTGCTCACCCTCTATGCTAGCAGGGAATTGCTGGATTGGCACAGACGGTACCTGCACCCCTTCAGACCAGTCAGCCACCTCGGGTTGGGCAAAATCGGCCACAGGTGCGGTCCATTCACCCTGGAACTCCTCCTTGCCCACAGCCTTCTCCGCTGCTGCCTGCTCCTCCTTCTCAATCTGcatggaggagaggaaaatgAGACCAAGTCATACCACTCAAAGCTTCGTGTTCGGAGCTGAAGTCAGTTACGTCTGTGCAACTTGGTGCAAGAACAAATAATGGTTGACAGGTTCTAGTTCAGACTTGTAAGCTACTGAATTTGGAAGTGTAAAAACTTGGAAGGGCTATTGCAAGCTGTCAGGGCTGGAGTGTCTCACCTCTTCAGGGTCTCTGTAGAAGTACAGATCAGGCATGACCTCCCAGGGATGCTCCCGTGAGATGGTACCCCTCATGCGCAAAACCTCCCGGGCCAACATCCACCACATTAGACCCACAGAGTGAGGACCCTGACCAAAGACACAGGCTTATAGTAAGATCAAAACAATGTATACCCCCCCCAAACTAACTAGTCATAGTGGTTCACCTTGTCATTAAGACCTTGGTTAATCTACATCAGTATTGGCTAACAGTCCAGTGGCAAAATAAAAACTGACCGCTTGTAGCTGTTTAAAGTCAATATCAGGTGGCGGTCAGTATCAGGTGGTACCTTGTTGTTGCATGGGATGGCGATGTCCACATATCTGAGAGGGGAGTCTGTGTTGCAGAGGGCAATGGTGGGAATGTTTACGTATGATGCCTCAGTCAGGGGCTGGTGGTCAGCGCGTGGATCAGTGACAACCAGGAGGCGGGGCTCCCGGAAGGCAGCCTGAATCTGATTGGTGAAAGTTCCAGGGGTGAAACGCCCAGCAAAGGTGGTAGCTCCAGTGGCAGAGGCGAATTTGAGCACCGCCCTCTGAAAGAAACCAACAAACCCACTTATGGAGAAAACCAGAACACTGAAGCAGCAGTATCTATATAACAAGTCTATTAGGACAAatgcagggggagggggtagATCAAACATTTCTTCAATAAAGTATGAATACCTAAAGATCATAAAACACCTATTCTCATTAAGTAAAAGCTAAACTCTGAACTTTAAAAACCGTTATAAGAAATATACCCATGATGTAAGGAAGTGTAGCTCAAGTCACTATCAAACCCCAGTCATGGGGCAGAAGCCCTCATGGTGTTAGCGAAAACCCGGCCTACTCACTCTAGCACACTTCCGACACCCAAACACCAACGCTGGTGCCAGGCTTTAACAGTGTGCCCTCGTCATCCCAGCTAGCTCTGAACGCACAGCCAGTGGTCTGCCTCAGAGATGCTGTTCCTGTGGTTACCTGGCCAGTGTTCCGGGAGGAGATGACGCATACGTCAGCGGGGTTCTCAATGGCAACGATTGCTCTGGCAGCCAGCAGCAGCTTTTCCCAGGTCTTCTTCAGGTTGATGATGTAAATGCCTGTAACAGTGTCGGTTCTTTAGAGCATAACACCCAGCAGTcaaacagcacaggaacaaCTGGAAAAAGTAGGTCTCTCTTACCATCACTCTTTCTTTTGTACACGTACTGTTCCATCTGGTAGTCCAGGTTGGTTCCACCAAGATGTGTTCCCGCAGCCAGGAATTTCAGCACATCTTCCTCCTTCATTTGAAGGACATCCAGACCTCCGGACATCGTGACCACTTTCCCTGCGTAACGAGTTTAGTGGGAGAGCTGGGGGCAGTAGCAAACAGAAACATTAGTTACCAGATAGATCCACATTTGAAGGTTTAATGGCACTTTGCTAGTGTGTTTTAGGTAAACGTTAAGGAAGTGTAGTTAGTTCAGGTTACTAAACCCAGTCACGGGGCAGAAACCATCATGGTGTTAGCGAAAAGCTATCATGCTCACTCTAGCACATTTCCGACACCCGAACACCTACACCGGTATCAGGCTGCAACAGTGACGTTTGCAACACTTGCTCGGTATTAACTTCAGTAGAGACAGTAAAGTGACGGCAGCTGAGCTGAATCAGGAAGGCCCAGCAAGCTAACCGACCTGTAAACCGGCCGCCCCCCAAGTTCATCAAGTTAATTAAGTTAATCACCTAAGTCCTAACAAAGCTGGCGTTAGCTACACTGTCAAAGCGGCAGACTAAAGGTAATGGCGCCCTGCCGCACGTTCATCGCACCCGACCAGGTGGACGACACGCGCGTCCGGCGATGGAGACATCGCTCGTCGCTCTAAAGCTAGCTAGGCTAACGTAGCTAACGAGGCCCTGGCCTAGTCACCTCAAAGCGAACCCGGTAAAAGCGCTTTTTACGCTGATTGCGTGGCATTGGACTGCGGAACACTTACTGTAACCCATAATgctttatttaaacaataaacCGACGTTTCTAGTCAGTTTAAAACCAATGTAATGTACAAACCGGCGCTTACCACGAGACAACGCCGTGTGGAGTTCTGCGCCTCGCGGTAAAAAGAGGCCGTACAGCCACATGACGTCAATTATATATTCCAGCGGTAGACGTGTCTACTTCGGAACTACTCAAGTCAGAGAAGCGCCACACTGCCCCCTACCGCACAGGGGAACCTCTAATAAATCAGCCCAAAACATCGCGCACATGAAAACCCATCAAAAGAAACTGTGCCCATGTATAACTCAAAGCTGTCCCTATTCTTCTCCCGTGTTCTTCACAGCCCTGAAAACCGTATACAGACACAAGCTGCACAGGTTTTATGACAGGCCAGAACTGATGGGCTTGTGTCCTTTAGGTGGACAATGTATCTGAAAaggatttcattttttaaaaatgaaagatctttattaaatatgttaaacCCTGATACTGCATAATGCTATACACCTTCTCCaggtgtagttttatttattccaGACCTAGATTCTAATATagatgaatgaattaattaatttctctaATCTTGGTCGTAAGGTCATATATAGCCTACAAAagttgtgtctgtctgcctcctATAAAGGAAGACAAGCTACAATTACTGAGAACACAAATAGAGCTGcatcagtatgtgtgtaatCATCCTCAGAGGAGAGAATAAGGGGGtattagttgttgttttttttatgtaaaaaccatatataatatatagctAAATAGCATATTTTATGATttgtaaaaagattttttgCTCACATCAAATACTTAAGTCTAAGGTCTCTCAGGAGACTCGTTTTCTGAATAGATCAGTCCCTAGAGAATAAGTCAGTCAAGAGTGTttataaaaacaatgcaaattTATTCACATATTAAAATAGGCACTGCATTTGTCTCCAAAACTCCAGTCAGAAATCATCTATGGCAAAGACAGCATGACAAAACGAAAACAATACTGAACAACAGTACTCGTAAGAAAGTCGTTTCCATTCTGTAGAGTATGGCAAATCCACAGACTGTTAAAATCTAGCtggagtgtagagtgtgtgcTGCATTAAAGTGCATTCACAGACTATGACgtgggaggagaaaaaaaaaaacgaaactctctctctctctctctatatatatatatatatatatatatatatatatatatatatatacatacatatacatatatatatatatatatatatattttatatatatatatatatatatatatatatatatatatatatatatatatatacatattaaaattaaaacacctCAGCCCCCAAATGATTCAGTTCAATTCTACAACCCTTACATAACTTATTTTATTATGAACAATTACACACCCTAAATGTCAAGAGCAGcatctggcttttttttttttttttttacaccctAAGCATCACATGTTGCATTCTGGCTCACATACATTCCAGTCACTTCAGTGTTTCAACAAATGTCAGCAGAGGCCTTTATAAACGCCCCTAAGTGGATCAATACACACATGACTGTGTACTAAATACATACTACATCCTATGTCCTTTTATTGTTGGCTTTCTCACAGCAGCCACAGAGAGCTAAACGctggctgtgtctgtgacagtgggGTACAATACCATCACATTTTATGTGCACAACAAATAACAGAGGCTGATGGGAAATGTACTAATtccattattattgttgctgtgtttACCACTGGTGAGACTATGTAGTTTTACATATGGGACTCACAACACCACCCATCTAGGCAACATATAATGTTGGAGTGATTGGATTTTCAATCCCTTGCAATgtgtaataaattatttattcgTTCATTTACTGTGACTGTCCACAGTGCCATTGTATGTGACTCATCATGACTCACCATGTGGAGACCTGAAGTGGAACAGCTGAGGTACCCGATACCCTGTAAAGAGGGGACAGCACGACTGGACAGCATGACAGACCAGCTAATTAAAGCTACAATCAGAACAATTGAAGGATGGACTTTACTGACAGCTATTATGACTGCAACTGacactttcttcttttttgtaaGAGTATATCGgacaataattatatattaataatccATTAAGGGACCAATGCTGACAGCTGACTGACAATAGACTATGCTCCCTCTcttgtacacatatacacacatagagcaGAATAACACAAAGCAATTAAGAACAAAGCTCTGAAACATACTGACAGCAGCGCTGTTCAGAGTCAAAAAGCATGCTTTATATTGCACTGaccatcacatgcacacaaaacacagacctgctcaaACTGCAGCAATATGCGTAAACACATCTCATCAGTCTCTGCATCTGATTGTCAGAGCATAGGGGAAAACCTAGGTGTAGGTGTTGTCAGAGCATAGTGGCAACGCTGGGTGTAGGTATTGTGGAGGAAAGGGGCAAAGCTGGGTGTAGGCAATGTAAAGGACAGGGGATGGCTGGGTGTAGGTACTGTAGAGGACGGGGGATGGCTGGGTGTAGGTATGAATAACATCCAGAATTGCTGTTTATGCCCCTCTGAGACAGTTATGGTTGCCTTCATGGGGAGTGTTTCATTAAATGATTGtgttgtttggggggggggggtctctctcTAAAGggataaatatttgtttttggaGTTTGTGAGAGTTAAGTTTGGGGTTGCGTGTACAGGAGTGTGTAAGTGCATCTTGTTTACaggagtgtttgagtgtgtgatttGTGCATGAACGAGTGTGAGTTTTTGGTGTGAGGTGTCAGTGTCTGCTGCTGGGACCTATTAGCAAAGTCATCCATTTTAGCTTTAAGCATCCCAACTAAGAGTCCCAACTCGCATACTGTTTTGCATCCTTAAGCCCATAAAAATGTCCTCACTctcccacctcaccccaccaccataccatgagtgtgtgtgtgtgtgtatatatatgtgaagTGTTTCCTCAGGATTTGAGACCCATTTGTTCCATCAGCTGCTCATAAACAGTCCAGGCCATGGCAGCCATCAAAGTCCTTCGCAGTGATCGAGGAACAGCTCCCCGAAAGAACCCCCCCAATCCATGTTcctgtgggggagggagagagagagattaggtTAGATTTACAGGCTGACGATTCTAGCAGCTGTGTGACCAATTTGTTTTGACTTGTAGCATTTAGCATGTTAAAGAAACACGTTTCCATGTTACAGCGTAGGCTTAGTACAGCGTTACAGTACTGGCTCAGAAATACTGCAAAAGACGTGGCTGGATGATGGAGAGGAATGACAGATGTTGATGACATCTGCAAACGTCCAGGGTGTGTCAGTTGAAGCTGATGCTGTCgataataaatgtgtgtgtgaaagcaccACCCTCTGCCACTCTCCAGCACCTGTGAcatatgtgtctctgtgtgtgaggtgtgaggaaGCTGCTGGCAAAAGGTCCAAAAGGAGCTGTTCCTATGAGTCATGATCACAGAATTGTCCTACAAAGGCTGCATCATCTGTACATATGTAATAAATGGAAGATGTCTTGTTGCAGGTCTATTTGGGACTGGGATCACAGTTTGAGTTTTCCATATGATCAGGACAGTAGCAGAATGGAGAGTTTTAAAACAAAGTGAGTGAAGGAAAGGTGATGGCCCCAGTGATGCACCTGCACTGGGATTAGACTTGGCTCATCAGCTTCATTTGCTTTAGCCTTCAGCAGCTGCATGTAGGCATTACACCTGGGAAGCAGGGTGGCGTAGTCCAGGATCGGCAGGGGGAGTTTAACAACTTCACACACTTGACTGAAAAGTGGTGTCCAAAGTACCCTTCCAGTctgaaatgcttttattttagaaataaagggatccaggttttcttttttttttttgtatattgcaGCTCAGCTTTGAATAATTTTGACTAATGACCAGTCAAACTAATGgaaaatctgttttcttttatcaaAAGTTATTTGATTTGTGGAGCACAAAGGTTTTGGagttgtgtgagagagagccagagagagtaATGAACCACTGAACACAGCAGTTCTTGTGtatatgatggtgtgtgtgtgtgtgtgtgtggtgacttACGGCGTAGATGAAGCGCATGGCATCACAGGTCCTGCGGTACAGCGCTGGACTCACTTGCATGTGAGTCTTCACTACATCAGCTGGCTGGGTGGCCAGAGATGCCAAAATGCCTGCCACAACCCCACACCCGAAATTCACCACCGGGGCCAGACCTGATGAGCTGACTTCTGAGACACAAAGCAGACAAGAATAATGAACTCACTGATCTTCCTAAGTTCTGTAACTCAGCAGCTTGCCTATGGCTGAAGGTGAAAGGCAGAAGTGAAGCAGAAATCCCTAGAGATGATGGGCCACTTTCACAACTCTTTTGATATAAGCATGTAAGGATTGAGCTCTTTCTGCCCAAGTGGGAAGTGAGATTAAAGCAACACtgtcttaaaacaaaacaaaacacgacAACTACAGAGCAGTTTGTTCCCCTCaccacacattcattctcattttctctctctcacacacacacacacacaccagtgtaaggtgcaggtgtgcaggtgcTGACCGTGGGGCAGGGCCTTCTTGGCCTGGCTGTAGAACATGACATAGATCCCGGAGAAGGGTGCGTCTCTGAGCAGGGTGGCCACAAGACCCGAGTATAATGCTCTTGGGCCCTCCgtctcacacacattcctcaATGCCCCTAGAACACTTATGTAGTTATACCGCccactctgaaacacacacacgcacgtacatacacatgcacacacacgttttttcctttctttggcTTGCTCCTTACTGCTCTAGACCAAGGCTTCTGTAAAAAGGGTTATTCTAAATAAAACTGGGCCAGTGGTCTGCTCCTGTCCACAAAAAACAACCAGCATGATTATAGATTACTAGTACAGATCACCAGCTGTCAAAGCCGTACCGAACACACACTGGTGAAAGAGcagcaacaccaccaccaccctctcAGACCAAGCCCACATCACTTTATTAAACCCCAAACTGAAAACTTACACAACCTActcaaaatataattacaaccaacaaaatgtaaatgtaacaatcGCTGTCAGTATTCAATCTGTCACTATCTCTATTGTTgttactgtaaaaataaataaataaagacataaataaataattgataaaaaaaaaaaaataaataaataaaaaaaaaatcacccaaTGCAGAGCAGATGattgttttaatatgttaaaaGGTCTTTAATGGTTCAAACCTCTACTGGAGAGGTTTCTGTGCAGAGCCTCTCCAGTGTGCTGCCACTGACCTCGAATCGCGTTTTGATGACTGTGACAGGCAGCATGGCGACCCCGGCCACACAGCGCGCCCCTGCTCCGAGCAGGACGGCCTCGCCCGCGTTAGGGGCTCGCTCCTGAAAGAAGCGCTGCTTCAGCGAGTAATACGTGCTGAAGTAGATCCCTACGCCTGGGATGCAGCGCATGAACGActgcaggggggtgggggtggaggagaagatggaggagagggggagggaatgaggcagagggagagggagagggagagagagatcacagcttgtttcccaaaatcatcatagtgttaagatcatcttaaatgagagagagagagagagagagagagagagagtgttcagtttTACAATGCTTTTGAGATACCCAGCCCAGGCTGATTCTCACCGGAGAGACACCTTTCCACAGGCCAAACAACCTCTCTGTCCGGACTACAGTGATGAACACACTCAGCATGCCAACCTTTGGAGAACTGtggcacagaaaaaaagaaagggggagaTTTACAAAGACATAGAGGCACAGCACCGATGACGGAGATACACAAGGCAGCTCAGCGAGGGTGTGTTGCACTCACTCCATAGGGGTCTCGATAGGAATAAAGTGACTAGTCTCATTTCAGCACAGGAACAGTGGTCCAGAGTCCCAGTCTGTCTCCAGACAGTGGGAGGGGCACTGGGAGGAACTCACCCCGGGCGCATGTTGTTCTGCAGCGTCTGCAGACGTGTCTTCACCAGGTCCAGTGGCTGGAAGAGCAGTGTGGAGCACGTCCCACTGAGTGACCCACACATAAATGCCTTTAGAGCAGGATgagcctggagagagagagagagagagagagagagagagacagagagagacagagaggctgttACAACATTTAGTACCTATAACTTCATACCAAACTAATTTGATTTCGAATACTtgaattatttacataaataacaaaacacaataagTTGAACTACATAATTAGAAACCCTTATTTTTAAAGCCTTTATTAAGCTTGGACATATGAGTGTAATACATTTCTAAGAGAAATATGTTAGAATATGATCAGACTGAAAACACAATGCacattaacaaaaaagaaaagatatacAAAGGGTGATCAAGATAGCACTGAtaccaacacacgcacacaccttaaAATACAAGCTCAGTAATGGTATGATCACCAAAAATCACATAACAGAACAGCGATTTACACAATCATCAGATGCAGACTGTCTTATTATCTAGCACTGTGATTACATCGTCTTCTCTGCATTATCACACCAGCTAATTTAAGGACATGCAGCAAAGgcctgctgacacacacatgagcacacactaCATGACGAAGACATGTGCAGACAGGCACCTCACACGCAGGACAAATATGACAAGTGTCATACTTTATCATTCTCAACTTTACTCAGTATTTACATGCTACAGGGaaaaacgcacaaacacacacacacacacacacacacacacacacaacaaaagccACAGCACAGACAAACTAACACATACTTTATATGTCCAGGATTTGACTTTGAAATAAACAGATGCGTGAGTACACATGGATTGCTACCACTCCATAGCTTTACACGCaggcacgctcacacgcacactaatCTCACCTACCTTGCCCAGGCCACTGGGTGATTTGCATGGAGAGTCCTTTTTGTCCTGCATTTCTTATTCTCTTTGCTGCTACAAATGGCTCATCACACTATGAGAGCAAAGCCCCATATCACAGTATAACAAACCCCCAcatctgcctccctccctccgtttCTCTGGCTGCTTGTCTAAAACACCGTGAGCCTGctgagcctctctctctccctctttctgcctTCCCTAAAACAGCTTCAGCAGCTTTAATCCACAAGAGtctctgcttttctgtctccgctctctctctcacacacacacacacacacacacacacacacacacacacacacacacacacacacacacacacacacacacacacacacacacacaaaccacacaaaaagCGCTTGCTCTTTGTATCCTCCTCTGCCGGATCGTGTTTTCACAAAATGACACAAGTCATGTTGacgaaggtgtgtgtgtgtgtgtgtgcacgcacgcatacatgtTTGAGAAAGAATGAGGTAGTGA
It encodes the following:
- the rpsa gene encoding 40S ribosomal protein SA; this encodes MSGGLDVLQMKEEDVLKFLAAGTHLGGTNLDYQMEQYVYKRKSDGIYIINLKKTWEKLLLAARAIVAIENPADVCVISSRNTGQRAVLKFASATGATTFAGRFTPGTFTNQIQAAFREPRLLVVTDPRADHQPLTEASYVNIPTIALCNTDSPLRYVDIAIPCNNKGPHSVGLMWWMLAREVLRMRGTISREHPWEVMPDLYFYRDPEEIEKEEQAAAEKAVGKEEFQGEWTAPVADFAQPEVADWSEGVQVPSVPIQQFPASIEAASTKAAPSTEVYAEDWSAQPTTEDWSAAPTAQAGDWGGSTADWS
- the slc25a38b gene encoding mitochondrial glycine transporter B isoform X2 — encoded protein: MDCYLQNSHVITSKAHPALKAFMCGSLSGTCSTLLFQPLDLVKTRLQTLQNNMRPGSPKVGMLSVFITVVRTERLFGLWKGVSPSFMRCIPGVGIYFSTYYSLKQRFFQERAPNAGEAVLLGAGARCVAGVAMLPVTVIKTRFESGRYNYISVLGALRNVCETEGPRALYSGLVATLLRDAPFSGIYVMFYSQAKKALPHVSSSGLAPVVNFGCGVVAGILASLATQPADVVKTHMQVSPALYRRTCDAMRFIYAEHGLGGFFRGAVPRSLRRTLMAAMAWTVYEQLMEQMGLKS
- the slc25a38b gene encoding mitochondrial glycine transporter B isoform X3; this translates as MEVALAHPALKAFMCGSLSGTCSTLLFQPLDLVKTRLQTLQNNMRPGSPKVGMLSVFITVVRTERLFGLWKGVSPSFMRCIPGVGIYFSTYYSLKQRFFQERAPNAGEAVLLGAGARCVAGVAMLPVTVIKTRFESGRYNYISVLGALRNVCETEGPRALYSGLVATLLRDAPFSGIYVMFYSQAKKALPHEVSSSGLAPVVNFGCGVVAGILASLATQPADVVKTHMQVSPALYRRTCDAMRFIYAEHGLGGFFRGAVPRSLRRTLMAAMAWTVYEQLMEQMGLKS
- the slc25a38b gene encoding mitochondrial glycine transporter B isoform X1 — its product is MDCYLQNSHVITSKAHPALKAFMCGSLSGTCSTLLFQPLDLVKTRLQTLQNNMRPGSPKVGMLSVFITVVRTERLFGLWKGVSPSFMRCIPGVGIYFSTYYSLKQRFFQERAPNAGEAVLLGAGARCVAGVAMLPVTVIKTRFESGRYNYISVLGALRNVCETEGPRALYSGLVATLLRDAPFSGIYVMFYSQAKKALPHEVSSSGLAPVVNFGCGVVAGILASLATQPADVVKTHMQVSPALYRRTCDAMRFIYAEHGLGGFFRGAVPRSLRRTLMAAMAWTVYEQLMEQMGLKS
- the slc25a38b gene encoding mitochondrial glycine transporter B isoform X4, which codes for MDSPKVGMLSVFITVVRTERLFGLWKGVSPSFMRCIPGVGIYFSTYYSLKQRFFQERAPNAGEAVLLGAGARCVAGVAMLPVTVIKTRFESGRYNYISVLGALRNVCETEGPRALYSGLVATLLRDAPFSGIYVMFYSQAKKALPHEVSSSGLAPVVNFGCGVVAGILASLATQPADVVKTHMQVSPALYRRTCDAMRFIYAEHGLGGFFRGAVPRSLRRTLMAAMAWTVYEQLMEQMGLKS